Proteins encoded together in one Impatiens glandulifera chromosome 1, dImpGla2.1, whole genome shotgun sequence window:
- the LOC124926888 gene encoding mitogen-activated protein kinase kinase kinase 20-like: protein MVNPIHEWWERGKLLGSGGFGMVSEARPLPGTPLFDHLPQLMAVKSSRNGESLRIEKQMLSKFKGHPNILRYYGTDITNEKTEKGINVPLYNIFLEYASGGCLADEIAKTRGQGLLEEDVKHYLKGILYGLEKIHKSGVIHCDIKPENILIADDRVPKIADFGLAMKGAGVNSKRPGTPEFMAPEIIRHGVYTTAADIWSLGCTVLQMINGRNVWGIPFKSKYISLVGGYNVIPEIPSGLISLDGKDFLNKCFVRDPLRRWTAKSLLNHPFLAQQKENTNFELDRNNPTNDLSSLVRELKF, encoded by the coding sequence ATGGTGAATCCCATTCATGAATGGTGGGAAAGGGGGAAGCTTTTGGGTTCCGGCGGTTTTGGGATGGTGAGCGAGGCCCGTCCTCTCCCTGGCACCCCTCTCTTCGATCACCTTCCCCAATTGATGGCAGTCAAATCATCTCGGAACGGCGAATCTCTCCgcattgagaaacaaatgcTGTCCAAATTCAAAGGTCATCCAAACATTCTCCGTTATTATGGGACCGATATCACTAATGAAAAAACAGAAAAAGGAATCAACGTTCCtctttataatatattcttGGAATACGCCTCTGGCGGATGCTTAGCAGATGAAATCGCCAAGACCCGTGGACAAGGATTACTTGAGGAAGATGTTAAACATTACCTTAAGGGAATATTGTATGGTTTGGAAAAGATTCATAAATCGGGTGTTATTCATTGCGATATAAAACCAGAAAACATCTTGATCGCTGATGACAGAGTTCCAAAGATTGCGGATTTCGGGTTGGCGATGAAAGGGGCGGGAGTGAATTCGAAAAGGCCAGGGACGCCGGAGTTTATGGCGCCAGAAATTATAAGACATGGAGTTTATACTACGGCGGCGGATATTTGGTCGTTGGGATGTACTGTTTTACAGATGATCAATGGAAGGAATGTATGGGGAATCCCTTTTAAGAGTAAATATATTAGTTTGGTTGGAGGTTATAATGTGATTCCAGAAATCCCAAGTGGATTAATATCCTTGGATGGTAAAGATTTCTTGAACAAGTGTTTTGTGAGGGACCCTTTGAGGCGATGGACCGCTAAATCGTTACTTAACCATCCCTTCTTAGCGCAACAAAAAGAGAACACCAACTTCGAATTAGATCGGAACAACCCCACCAATGATTTATCTTCACTTGTCAGAGAATTGAAATTTTAG